Genomic DNA from Channa argus isolate prfri chromosome 10, Channa argus male v1.0, whole genome shotgun sequence:
CTGGGCTGTCTTGACTATAAAAGCTGACACATGTGGTTGTTTGTTCTCTTCTCTCCTACAGTTCTTTCTTCCCTGTGACAGGTATAATTGGACTAGCTACAGCTTATCTAAATTTTATGAAtggatttaaaaacaatattgttcAAGAAAcgtacagtttttattttgctatcAGTACAATTTTAACGTCAGATAGGTAATAGCTGTGGGTCCCTCATTTGTTGCTGCAACTAGTGTTATTGtgggatatttatttattcaaagtaATAAATAGCAAACCATTTCTGCTTGTAATACTATTTATGTTACTGTATGTCATAATGACTCAGCAGAAAGAAGCCAAACTGGAAACAAGTAGTTTTCTCAGTGAATCTGGTTTcccaaaaacaaactacaaaccAGGTTTAACCATTTGATCCTTGAAAGCACAACATGACAAGTGACATATATTCTATCTCAAAGGCAATATGGCCACTGTACctttactctttatttttacacacatacacactaacacactgctGATTACCAAAGATAGCCTCAAGGTGGAGGCGGATGTCAAGGGTTTTTATTATCAAGTTAAGCAACTTGTACTCTTATCTGGTCCCAGACCTCATCAGACCAGATGGTTCTGATTCCTACAATTGTTGgcaaaaagaaatacacatatattaaaacaagaaataaataaagcctACACTTAAAAAAGCCCTTCTTAAACCTGTGGCATGTGCAAAGGTGTGAGCATCACACTCAGATAATAGCTACATAGCTTTGTGGGAAAATTGTTCATGGGtccgggggggggggcaacCAGTGACAGAGGAATTAGGAAACTGATTTCAGTAAACATGAGAAAATTGTGGTTGCAAATCCGGTgagtcaacaaaataaaagcaaaagaggCTGACTTCGACAACTGAATTGTAATGCAAAACAGACTTTAAAATCCACCATGACCTACTTGAAGAAACGCAATCTAAAGCTTTTGAACCAACCCTCCCAGACAAAAGACTGGttagtaaatacattttgtgtcagACTGTTCTATTAGTTGAAActaaacctgtttttaaaatgtgaatcgTGCACTGTAATAGAAATATATGGCAAAGTCTAGACAAAGACTTAAATTTGTGTCTTCTCTCATTCACAGTTTCCAAGATCATCTCATATGCGGAGCTGAAAGCACTTGTAGGAAAGAGTAAGGATCTTGTCCTGGTTGATGTTCGCACTAAAGAGGAGGTGGACAAAGGACGGATTCCAGGATCTGTTAATATCCCCCGTGAgctttttttcatgttcatggagtgaaaaagaaaatccgTGTTAAGAGGCATACTGTATGTACCAGTGTCATCTGAAACTGGGAAATTCTATTTTACCCTCAATGTTGCCACTGTTCATTCACACTTATGTCAAAGCATCAGTGTACTGTGGCCCAGTTATTTATCTTCCTAATATTGTGCATGGGTTGTTAATGTTGATTTAGAGGATCTTTAGCTTAAAACACTTTCCATCCTTCCTTTTTACCTCCTTTAATTCCTTCAGTCGATACAGTAGAGGCAGCTCTTTTGTTGAAGCCTGAAGAGTTCCAAGCCAAATATGGAGTAGCCAAGCCAGCGTTGGATGCTCCAGAGGTGGTGTTTTACTGCCAACCTGGCAGGCGAGGAGCAATGGCAACAGACAAGGCCCGCAAACTAGGATATGTgaagtaaaaacttttttttttaaatgaattatacACATACAACCCATTTTGCTTGTCAGGAGAACAAGTCTCTTACATAAGTAGCCCTTATATTATTCCTGTACAAATACTTTTCACACAAAAacttaatgtttaaatgaatacaaataaaataagtatAGAATCTGCTTGGgaagaaatgtctttttgtcaATAATTTCTTATTCACTCTCACGGGCTCACTACCTATACGCAGCATTGGAACAATCAACAGActataatgtatatttttatgtgaaatCCTTGTATAAGTTTATTAATAgcattataataata
This window encodes:
- the LOC137134542 gene encoding thiosulfate:glutathione sulfurtransferase-like, whose protein sequence is MTQQKEAKLETISKIISYAELKALVGKSKDLVLVDVRTKEEVDKGRIPGSVNIPLDTVEAALLLKPEEFQAKYGVAKPALDAPEVVFYCQPGRRGAMATDKARKLGYDGDLEELCAFSELYGALRLLLSFHDHE